A region of Sugiyamaella lignohabitans strain CBS 10342 chromosome A, complete sequence DNA encodes the following proteins:
- the UGA4 gene encoding Uga4p (GABA (gamma-aminobutyrate) permease; serves as a GABA transport protein involved in the utilization of GABA as a nitrogen source; catalyzes the transport of putrescine and delta-aminolevulinic acid (ALA); localized to the vacuolar membrane; GO_component: GO:0000329 - fungal-type vacuole membrane [Evidence IDA] [PMID 14985124]; GO_component: GO:0016021 - integral component of membrane [Evidence IEA,IEA]; GO_component: GO:0016021 - integral component of membrane [Evidence ISM] [PMID 12192589]; GO_component: GO:0016020 - membrane [Evidence IEA,IEA]; GO_component: GO:0005774 - vacuolar membrane [Evidence IEA]; GO_component: GO:0005773 - vacuole [Evidence IEA]; GO_function: GO:0015171 - amino acid transmembrane transporter activity [Evidence IEA]; GO_function: GO:0015495 - gamma-aminobutyric acid:proton symporter activity [Evidence IGI] [PMID 8455553]; GO_function: GO:0015489 - putrescine transmembrane transporter activity [Evidence IGI] [PMID 14985124]; GO_process: GO:0003333 - amino acid transmembrane transport [Evidence IEA]; GO_process: GO:0006865 - amino acid transport [Evidence IEA]; GO_process: GO:0015812 - gamma-aminobutyric acid transport [Evidence IGI] [PMID 14985124]; GO_process: GO:0015812 - gamma-aminobutyric acid transport [Evidence IEP,IGI] [PMID 8455553]; GO_process: GO:0015847 - putrescine transport [Evidence IGI] [PMID 14985124]; GO_process: GO:0055085 - transmembrane transport [Evidence IEA]; GO_process: GO:0055085 - transmembrane transport [Evidence IGI] [PMID 8455553]; GO_process: GO:0006810 - transport [Evidence IEA]) — MFSEAKVFGLDFNVDVSNVRFRAVQWIVSEAILGLCLLINYLHPKYYKYAFRICMGIVILDFLLNVIWLPIGVSQTYGFQSADFVFTNFENETGGASNTWAWMLCFFATAGVQVGFDASAHVAEETKNASVTAAKGLIYSAIACTLMAAPIILIFLFCTPDLDVLFSFDAPQPFVQIYALALGKRAHCVMTALSVLSTLASSIVSIVAASRLVYAIARDGVLPFSGWISKVSPKTNQPTNAITFIGIVSAILLCSILPSALAFQSLVSISGVPTVSAWGLISFGRFFLSKQTAFKPKLSLGVFSKPFQLISFLWNTYLAGILFSPQEFPVTAQNLNYAPIIMGIVTMFALCAYFIIPEERWLKLKSNVLGIEENSDTDSSQHSSSQS; from the coding sequence ATGTTCTCAGAGGCCAAGGTGTTTGgacttgatttcaatgTCGATGTATCTAATGTCAGGTTCCGAGCTGTTCAATGGATTGTTTCCGAGGCCATTTTAGGTCTCTGCTTATTGATTAACTATCTTCATCCCAAGTATTACAAATATGCTTTTAGAATTTGCATGGGAATTGTAATCTTGGACTTTTTGCTCAATGTGATTTGGCTTCCTATTGGTGTTAGCCAGACATATGGATTCCAGTCTGCTGACTTTGTATTTACCAACTTCGAAAATGAGACTGGAGGAGCATCCAATACGTGGGCTTGGATGCTGTGTTTCTTCGCTACTGCTGGAGTACAAGTTGGATTTGATGCCAGTGCTCATGTTGCCGAAGAGACTAAGAATGCAAGTGTCACGGCTGCCAAGGGTCTTATTTACTCGGCCATTGCTTGTACCCTAATGGCAGCTCCAATTATTCTTATCTTCCTATTCTGCACTCCTGATTTGGACGTTCTTTTCAGTTTCGATGCTCCACAACCTTTTGTTCAAATATATGCCCTGGCTCTCGGAAAGCGTGCGCACTGTGTCATGACAGCTCTGTCAGTGCTCAGTACTCTGGCCAGTTCTATTGTTTCAATTGTTGCTGCGTCCCGTCTTGTCTATGCTATTGCCAGAGATGGAGTTCTCCCTTTTTCCGGATGGATCAGTAAGGTTTCGCCCAAAACTAACCAGCCCACAAATGCCATCACATTCATTGGAATTGTATCGGCAATTCTGCTGTGTTCTATTCTTCCTAGTGCGTTGGCCTTCCAGAGTCTTGTCTCTATATCAGGTGTGCCAACAGTCAGTGCCTGGGGACTTATCTCCTTTGGTAGATTTTTCCTCAGCAAGCAGACTGCTTTCAAGCCTAAACTGTCTCTTGGAGTGTTCTCAAAACCGTTCCAACTAATCTCGTTCCTCTGGAACACATACCTGGCAGGTATCCTGTTCTCCCCTCAGGAGTTTCCCGTCACCGCCCAGAACCTCAACTACGCACCCATTATCATGGGAATTGTCACGATGTTCGCTCTGTGTGCGTACTTCATCATCCCCGAGGAGCGTTGGCTAAAACTCAAGTCCAACGTGCTAGGAATCGAAGAAAACTCTGACACCGACTCCTCTCAACACTCCTCTTCCCAATCGTAA
- the ERG5 gene encoding C-22 sterol desaturase (C-22 sterol desaturase; a cytochrome P450 enzyme that catalyzes the formation of the C-22(23) double bond in the sterol side chain in ergosterol biosynthesis; may be a target of azole antifungal drugs; GO_component: GO:0005783 - endoplasmic reticulum [Evidence IDA] [PMID 14562095]; GO_function: GO:0000249 - C-22 sterol desaturase activity [Evidence IDA] [PMID 8543054]; GO_function: GO:0020037 - heme binding [Evidence IEA]; GO_function: GO:0005506 - iron ion binding [Evidence IEA]; GO_function: GO:0046872 - metal ion binding [Evidence IEA]; GO_function: GO:0004497 - monooxygenase activity [Evidence IEA]; GO_function: GO:0016491 - oxidoreductase activity [Evidence IEA]; GO_function: GO:0016705 - oxidoreductase activity, acting on paired donors, with incorporation or reduction of molecular oxygen [Evidence IEA]; GO_process: GO:0006696 - ergosterol biosynthetic process [Evidence IDA] [PMID 8543054]; GO_process: GO:0006696 - ergosterol biosynthetic process [Evidence IMP] [PMID 8635732]; GO_process: GO:0006629 - lipid metabolic process [Evidence IEA]; GO_process: GO:0055114 - oxidation-reduction process [Evidence IEA,IEA]; GO_process: GO:0006694 - steroid biosynthetic process [Evidence IEA]; GO_process: GO:0008202 - steroid metabolic process [Evidence IEA]; GO_process: GO:0016126 - sterol biosynthetic process [Evidence IEA,IEA]), with protein sequence MSVENASVFTDQLPLDADNLSQSLTSSLIVQAIVWSRSNVWSLVLTVVVGLLIYDQISYIIKKGSIAGPKFKVWPVIGPFLESMNPKFEEYKAKWDSGPLSCVSVFHKFVVIASNRDLARKIFNSPSYVKPCVVDVAIKLLRPTNWVFLDGKAHVDYRRSLNGLFTRQALGVYLPHQETIYDKYFERFVALSKSNKGPLPFMPEFRELNCAVSLRTFCGEYITEEQVKIISDNYYKITAALELVNFPIILPFTKTWYGKKITDMTMDIFAKCAQMAKDHIAQGGDVTCVMDAWVKLMHDSKNSTSDDNDEVKKFLVRDFTNKEISETIFTFLFASQDASSSATTWLFQIIADRPDVMAKIREEQLRVRDGDVHRRLDVDLVESMEYTRMVVKEALRYRPPVTMVPYVAKKSYPISADYTIPKGAMVIPTLYPALHDPEVYENPDEFIPERWVANSPATNAAKNWLVFGTGPHVCLGQTYVMLNLTAMMGKAALFYDWKHTVTEKSENIRVFATIFPDDDCILEFSKRADPTKL encoded by the coding sequence ATGTCTGTTGAGAACGCATCAGTGTTTACGGACCAGCTCCCGTTGGATGCCGACAATTTGAGCCAGTCGCTGACGTCGTCGCTCATTGTGCAGGCCATTGTGTGGTCGAGAAGCAATGTGTGGTCGTTGGTTCTGACTGTGGTTGTGGGACTCCTGATATATGACCAGATCTCGTATATCATCAAAAAGGGCAGTATTGCCGGCCCCAAATTCAAGGTGTGGCCAGTAATTGGCCCATTTTTAGAGTCGATGAACCCCAAGTTCGAGGAGTATAAGGCCAAATGGGACTCGGGCCCATTGTCATGTGTTTCAGTGTTCCACAagtttgttgttattgccAGTAATAGAGACCTGGCCCGCAAAATCTTCAACTCTCCTTCATATGTCAAGCCCTGTGTTGTAGATGTGGCTATCAAGCTCCTTCGACCCACTAACTGGGTGTTCCTGGATGGTAAGGCTCATGTCGACTACCGTCGTTCTTTGAATGGTTTGTTCACTAGACAGGCTCTGGGTGTCTATCTTCCTCACCAAGAGACTATTTACGACAAGTACTTTGAGAGATTTGTCGCTCTCAGCAAGTCCAACAAGGGTCCTTTGCCATTTATGCCCGAGTTCAGAGAACTCAACTGTGCCGTTTCGCTACGAACTTTCTGTGGTGAGTACATCACTGAAGAGCAAGTCAAGATCATTTCGGATAACTACTACAAGATTACGGCTGCTTTGGAATTGGTCAACTTCCCTATTATTCTGCCTTTCACCAAGACATGGTACGGTAAGAagatcactgacatgacTATGGACATTTTTGCTAAGTGTGCCCAAATGGCCAAGGACCACATTGCTCAAGGAGGAGACGTGACCTGTGTTATGGATGCTTGGGTTAAGTTGATGCACGACTCGAAGAACTCGACTAGCGATGATAACGACGAGGTCAAGAAGTTCTTGGTGCGTGATTTCACTAATAAGGAGATTTCTGAGACTATTTTCACGTTTTTGTTTGCTTCGCAAGACGCATCTTCGTCGGCTACTACTTGGTTGTTCCAAATTATTGCCGACCGTCCTGATGTTATGGCCAAGATCCGTGAAGAGCAACTTCGTGTGAGAGACGGCGATGTTCACCGTCGTTTGGACGTGGATCTCGTCGAGTCTATGGAGTATACACGTATGGTTGTGAAGGAGGCTCTTAGATACAGACCTCCTGTCACCATGGTACCCTATGTTGCCAAGAAATCGTACCCTATTTCTGCTGATTACACCATTCCCAAGGGAGCCATGGTTATTCCTACCCTGTACCCCGCTTTGCACGATCCCGAGGTGTATGAGAACCCTGACGAGTTTATTCCTGAGCGATGGGTCGCCAACTCTCCCGCTACCAATGCCGCTAAGAACTGGCTTGTGTTCGGTACTGGACCCCATGTGTGTCTTGGTCAGACCTATGTCATGCTCAACCTGACTGCTATGATGGGCAAGGCCGCTCTCTTCTACGACTGGAAACACACCGTCACCGAAAAGTCGGAAAACATCCGTGTCTTCGCCACCATCTTCCCCGACGACGACTGTATCCTTGAGTTCTCCAAGAGAGCCGACCCCACCAAGCTCTAA
- the CUE5 gene encoding Cue5p (Ubiquitin-binding protein; contains a CUE domain that binds ubiquitin, which may facilitate intramolecular monoubiquitination; green fluorescent protein (GFP)-fusion protein localizes to the cytoplasm in a punctate pattern; CUE5 has a paralog, DON1, that arose from the whole genome duplication; GO_component: GO:0005737 - cytoplasm [Evidence IEA,IEA]; GO_component: GO:0005737 - cytoplasm [Evidence IDA] [PMID 14562095]; GO_function: GO:0043130 - ubiquitin binding [Evidence IDA] [PMID 12628920]; GO_process: GO:0008150 - biological_process [Evidence ND]), with translation MAPKSAKGDKKSQSAAAETDKTAAEETVKSKSAELTAESDTKSKDESTESKDTDADVAGSGGSDSNANAKSDADISSATAATTTTATSTTGATEGDGEGEDGKPPAKPARPMSPHAEAQATLEEAFPGVEKSVIRAVLIASQYKLDPAFNALLAMNDPDFKPEDSFPVETDEPSAARPRGPDPKQLAEDEALARKLAAEYNRSAGSRQPPPPPLRRTSTANSGDYNSSSRVRQSTSSYSGRYDEPRPVENERSFFDDDLPEIKATFEKGFNETKTKVSNWMNNFRKKIDGEGGQPGIFGALGGTGNSPRSSYDNQYSYRRTSNDEYDNRQPPPRPARYNNGNRRVYDRDPDEINDDFQGVTLQDDVDEAAPPKPPRPSGESGRTGSANSTTATTTVKKTTTSTSTGTKGASEDSSKPPTTRPRAVSALGDDDPEEITKSFAPPPLSAAKLSSGTSGATAKWEPLKAVAPEPESDKDAFFIGDSDEDDDDDEPLATLKK, from the coding sequence ATGGCTCCGAAATCCGCCAAAGGCGACAAAAAGTCGCaatcagcagctgctgaaactgataaaactgctgctgaagaaactGTAAAATCGAAATCTGCTGAATTGACTGCTGAGTCTGATACTAAATCCAAGGATGAATCGACTGAGTCGAAAGACACTGACGCAGATGTGGCTGGATCTGGCGGTTCTGATTcaaatgccaatgccaaATCTGATGCGGATATCtcatctgctactgctgctactacaacaactgctacttctacaACTGGTGCTACTGAAGGTGATGGTGAAGGGGAGGATGGGAAACCCCCTGCTAAACCAGCCAGACCGATGTCTCCTCATGCCGAGGCTCAAGCTACTCTGGAAGAGGCATTCCCTGGTGTGGAAAAGTCAGTGATTCGTGCCGTGTTGATTGCTTCACAATATAAACTGGATCCTGCTTTTAATGCGTTGTTAGCTATGAATGACCCTGATTTTAAGCCTGAAGACTCGTTTCCCGTGGAAACTGACGAGCCCAGTGCTGCCAGGCCACGCGGTCCGGATCCTAAACAACTGGCTGAAGACGAGGCTCTAGCAAGAAAGTTGGCTGCTGAATATAACCGGTCAGCAGGAAGCCGTCAaccaccccctcctcctcttaGAAGAACGTCTACGGCTAATTCTGGAGATTATAACTCGTCAAGTCGAGTTCGTCAGTCTACTTCGAGCTACTCGGGTCGGTACGACGAACCACGACCAGTCGAGAATGAAAGATCGTTTTTTGACGACGACCTTCCTGAAATCAAAGCTACTTTTGAAAAGGGATTCAACGAGACCAAGACTAAAGTGTCGAATTGGATGAACAATTTCCGTAAGAAGATTGATGGTGAGGGTGGTCAACCCGGTATTTTTGGTGCTCTTGGCGGCACGGGCAATTCCCCTCGTTCGTCTTATGATAACCAGTATTCCTACCGACGAACCAGCAATGATGAATACGACAATAGACAGCCTCCTCCACGACCTGCCAGATACAATAATGGCAATCGACGAGTTTATGACCGAGATCCCGACGAAATCAACGACGATTTCCAAGGAGTCACCCTGCAAGACGATGTCGACGAAGCTGCACCGCCCAAACCACCCCGTCCTTCTGGAGAGTCTGGTCGTACTGGCTCTGCCAATTCAACTACCGCTACCACCACTGTCAAAaagaccaccaccagtacctCTACCGGAACCAAAGGAGCGTCTGAAGACAGTTCTAAACCCCCCACCACACGTCCTCGAGCCGTTTCCGCACTTGGAGACGACGACCCCGAAGAAATCACGAAATCGTttgcaccaccacccctcTCAGCAGCCAAACTGTCCTCAGGCACCTCAGGAGCCACTGCCAAATGGGAGCCTCTCAAAGCAGTCGCCCCCGAACCCGAGTCCGACAAAGACGCCTTCTTCATCGGCGACtctgacgaagacgacgacgacgacgagccCCTGGCCACCCTCAAGAAATAG
- the MEX67 gene encoding Mex67p (Poly(A)RNA binding protein involved in nuclear mRNA export; component of the nuclear pore; ortholog of human TAP; GO_component: GO:0005737 - cytoplasm [Evidence IEA,IEA]; GO_component: GO:0005737 - cytoplasm [Evidence IDA] [PMID 10684247]; GO_component: GO:0016021 - integral component of membrane [Evidence ISM] [PMID 12192589]; GO_component: GO:0042272 - nuclear RNA export factor complex [Evidence IPI] [PMID 9774696]; GO_component: GO:0005643 - nuclear pore [Evidence IDA] [PMID 10684247]; GO_component: GO:0005634 - nucleus [Evidence IEA,IEA,IEA]; GO_component: GO:0030687 - preribosome, large subunit precursor [Evidence IDA] [PMID 23212245]; GO_function: GO:0003723 - RNA binding [Evidence IDA] [PMID 12524544]; GO_function: GO:0003729 - mRNA binding [Evidence IDA] [PMID 23222640]; GO_function: GO:0005515 - protein binding [Evidence IPI] [PMID 12411502]; GO_process: GO:0006406 - mRNA export from nucleus [Evidence IMP] [PMID 10722667]; GO_process: GO:0051028 - mRNA transport [Evidence IEA,IEA]; GO_process: GO:0000055 - ribosomal large subunit export from nucleus [Evidence IGI,IMP] [PMID 17434126]; GO_process: GO:0000056 - ribosomal small subunit export from nucleus [Evidence IMP] [PMID 22956913]; GO_process: GO:0006810 - transport [Evidence IEA]) yields the protein MSWRGGRGRGNSSNNNYNNGGDFGSRLGGTQSSGFGSGGSSHNNNATVEIRGWEGGTRDDLVAFILRKCSIKLQNVIVNGGVISAGVKQEEAGPLVKWSGVRFAGAPLRITIVESNKPSSASNPPTYGTVEILRNFLQSRYNAQISMLDLQNLKNDVYLQQNGLFASASTASKMFPALMKIAGELASGQQRMVVESVNLAANELQEVTGVTTLAQAFPDLKNLSLANNNITRLKGLEPWRHKFRLLRELILSGNPVTEQPGYKEEMMKMFPRLIMLDGQMIRDESTLDQLKLPLPVKQMFFENPDVQGIATSFLTNFFNAFDHDRAQLAQLYDETSTFSISVNSSSPRVMPGGGTTAPSQAGWSAYIPLSRNLQKVTTESARINRLAIGPQAILNAFRRIPPTKHPLMESPDKFAVETWHTNGVRAADDTGIMISIHGEFSEQQTNTVRSFDRTFILIQGPAGNMIVASDIMTVRSWGGSESWKESVLPPPTVPTTVPGVNTPSAGAGGVNGIPPPAPTINPMNPSAPPPIMATGTPPTVNTPPELADLPPPQLAIVQQLMQETRLTPQYSRMLAEQANFDLNQAAVLFQQSRQQLPPSAFL from the coding sequence ATGTCTTGGAGAGGAGGTCGAGGCCGTGGAAACAGTTCCAATAACAATTACAATAATGGAGGAGATTTCGGCAGTCGGTTAGGAGGAACTCAGTCGTCTGGatttggtagtggtggcAGCAGTCATAATAACAATGCCACCGTCGAGATCCGGGGATGGGAAGGTGGTACTCGAGACGATTTGGTAGCGTTTATTCTGCGAAAATGCAGTATTAAACTGCAGAATGTTATAGTCAATGGCGGAGTTATCAGTGCTGGAGtcaaacaagaagaagcaggtCCGCTGGTTAAATGGTCAGGTGTGAGGTTTGCTGGTGCACCTCTCCGAATAACGATTGTAGAGTCCAATAAACCGTCGTCAGCGTCGAATCCTCCTACTTATGGTACAGTAGAGATTCTTCGAAACTTTTTACAGTCTCGATACAATGCACAAATCAGCATGCTGGATCTCCAGAATTTGAAAAACGACGTGTATTTACAACAGAATGGACTGTTTGCAAGTGCCAGTACTGCATCGAAGATGTTTCCTGCACTGATGAAAATAGCTGGCGAATTGGCATCTGGCCAGCAGAGAATGGTGGTTGAATCAGTCAATTTGGCAGCTAATGAACTTCAAGAAGTCACTGGAGTCACCACTCTGGCACAAGCATTCCCCGATTTGAAGAACCTGTCGCTggcaaataataatattaccCGATTAAAAGGATTAGAACCATGGAGACATAAGTTCCGACTTCTTCGTGAACTGATTCTTAGTGGTAATCCTGTAACAGAACAACCAGGATATAAAGAggagatgatgaaaatgttCCCTCGATTGATTATGTTAGATGGTCAGATGATTCGAGACGAATCTACATTAGACCAACTCAAACTGCCACTTCCTGTGAAGCAGATGTTTTTTGAAAACCCCGATGTCCAGGGTATAGCCACGAGTTTCCTGACTAATTTTTTCAATGCTTTTGACCATGACAGAGCACAATTGGCACAATTGTATGACGAAACATCGACGTTCTCAATTTCCGTCAACAGCTCGTCGCCACGAGTCATGCCCGGCGGAGGAACTACGGCACCCAGCCAAGCCGGCTGGAGCGCATATATCCCTCTATCACGAAACTTACAAAAAGTCACGACGGAATCCGCGCGTATCAACCGTCTGGCTATCGGACCACAGGCCATTCTCAACGCCTTCCGACGCATTCCTCCTACCAAACATCCATTAATGGAGTCTCCCGACAagtttgctgttgagaCTTGGCATACAAACGGAGTTCGAGCTGCCGACGATACGGGAATCATGATCTCGATTCACGGCGAGTTTTCGGAGCAACAAACGAACACCGTGCGCAGTTTCGACCGTACTTTCATTCTCATCCAAGGGCCTGCCGGTAACATGATTGTTGCCAGTGATATCATGACAGTTCGAAGCTGGGGAGGCAGCGAATCGTGGAAAGAGTCTGTTCTTCCCCCACCAACTGTTCCCACAACCGTTCCTGGAGTCAATACTCcatctgctggtgctggaggaGTAAACGGGATTCCACCACCCGCACCCACGATTAATCCTATGAATCCCTCGgccccaccaccaatcATGGCCACCGGAACACCACCAACCGTCAACACCCCGCCAGAACTCGCAGAcctgccaccaccacaactGGCCATTGTACAACAACTCATGCAAGAAACGCGACTGACGCCCCAGTACTCGCGAATGCTGGCCGAACAAGCCAACTTCGACCTCAACCAGGCCGCGGTACTGTTCCAGCAGTCGCGCCAACAACTTCCCCCCTCTGCATTCttataa